A region of Chloracidobacterium sp. DNA encodes the following proteins:
- a CDS encoding TonB-dependent receptor translates to MKIHDFAKTISAILLLLFCLFIDSHAQVAGGLTGVVKDPNGAVVQGASVIVKNSGTNLTRNAVTNDEGRWTVTNLPSGTYSVSYEKDGFKKAVNASVDVEASVTRSIDVNLDIGVSDVYVDVSADQPLVQTESAAVSRQITGEQLTKLPTSTRSFTGLLGSESGVSSELSPVGVNGNGNISPSVNGTRTTSTSLSFNGVDATNITSNEGSLADNISPAPETLQEVKLQTSLYDASTGRSGGGNFQLVTKAGGNQFSGSAYYYLQNNKFNSNEFFLKESGNEKPRADRVETGFTLGGPIVKDKAFFFAGYQYTDANTGLVPTARTRTVLPMALSVLGNDRSKAAIAAAFNQFSGCTVGTTCLLPTDISDHAFRIFNLQNPVTGGFYLPSITNFRSLGIVDQTGTGSYQFGSFPGITTRTLQRNNQLAEVISVEPSLFTQHQFTGRVDTQLSAKNTLSGTLFWANFPGLDSFPDPNSLASPTTLRRDDRNRTLSIGDTHIFSPNLINEVRFGYFSLDNTRSLTEDFSTGDFTNEFVGVNNPASTFDNSISTTRLGHYIGRNNLANFSFGGPNDSFNKRKQVTYSIGNNVNWITGNHNIKFGGEYKRHQYQTSLPEEQATEFEKFDSFTQLLTGNATEADTQYGITEKSFQFRDYGFYIADSWKVSRKLSLNLGLRYELFMWPEEKDGRIGNFDLAPFLSCFDKTGGTNALCDNPTAGFIVPNNVRDTGISIVDSAIATTQRSSNKHTLNGQDMNNFAPRLGFAYSVNDKMVVRGGWGIFYDRPSAAFINTVFSNYPFLREVEITVPSGNVSIPTAFSGVPTNIPLNEWLPFRIVRASGANGAYQIRDNTPVFVDSRGNPQGASCVPSTGVGCTRGNIAETFEFRAVDRDLKTPYIHQWNFGVQYELAKNLMFEARYVGTKGKNLLIAKALNQGFDLNDPNTPDHIYERFNQAYVAAGSPNGALNAGSTARERGTGRAFGFLNTVTGNPTDLNLSSANGTYINFEARVPILGFNVPEALLLQSKGNSDYHGGQFSLTKRLSKGLQFNVAYTFSKSIDIMSSDPGSTAGSGKPDVPNSGFIAQGDSRNLEGNRALSDFDRTHRFSTNFAWEIPTGDSDNRFIKGWSVSGFVQAQSGSPFTVFASEPEIGNVSQLNDLARGSGGIYRLGFGRPNLTCSAADAVSSASPGNLTVINRSCFSSPQGGFGNLGRNTFRGSVQKRFDLSFVKNTRINERMSFELGFDIFNVFNTVNYANPNSDLQDSVDFGVVTNTVGGPRVGQFRAKFRF, encoded by the coding sequence ATGAAAATTCACGATTTCGCAAAGACGATCTCAGCTATTCTTCTACTTTTATTTTGTTTATTTATTGATTCACACGCGCAGGTGGCGGGCGGCTTGACCGGCGTTGTCAAAGATCCGAACGGAGCTGTTGTACAGGGAGCTTCCGTTATTGTAAAAAACAGCGGCACGAACCTCACACGCAACGCCGTGACGAACGACGAAGGCAGATGGACGGTGACAAATTTACCAAGCGGCACATATTCCGTTTCGTACGAAAAAGACGGATTCAAAAAGGCGGTCAACGCGAGTGTCGATGTCGAGGCATCTGTTACCAGATCGATTGATGTGAATCTCGATATAGGCGTTTCGGATGTGTATGTTGATGTTTCAGCCGATCAGCCGCTCGTTCAAACGGAATCGGCCGCAGTATCGCGTCAGATCACGGGTGAACAGTTGACCAAGCTGCCGACCTCGACGCGAAGCTTTACGGGATTGCTCGGGTCGGAATCGGGCGTTTCGTCAGAACTTTCGCCGGTTGGTGTGAACGGCAACGGTAATATTTCGCCATCCGTAAACGGAACTCGCACGACTTCGACAAGTTTGTCTTTCAACGGCGTGGACGCGACCAACATTACCAGTAACGAAGGTTCGCTCGCCGATAACATCTCGCCTGCACCCGAAACGCTGCAGGAGGTAAAGCTGCAGACATCGCTTTACGACGCATCGACGGGCCGCAGCGGCGGCGGCAATTTCCAGCTTGTAACAAAGGCCGGCGGCAACCAATTCAGCGGCTCGGCATATTATTATCTCCAAAACAACAAATTTAACTCGAACGAGTTTTTCCTGAAAGAAAGCGGAAACGAAAAGCCGAGAGCTGACCGCGTCGAAACCGGATTTACACTCGGCGGCCCTATCGTTAAGGACAAAGCCTTCTTCTTTGCGGGATATCAGTACACCGATGCAAATACCGGTTTGGTTCCTACGGCAAGGACACGAACAGTGCTTCCTATGGCACTTAGCGTGCTGGGAAATGACCGTTCAAAAGCGGCTATCGCTGCGGCATTCAATCAGTTTAGCGGCTGCACGGTTGGCACGACCTGCCTGCTTCCGACTGACATCAGCGATCATGCTTTCCGCATTTTCAACCTGCAAAACCCTGTTACCGGCGGCTTCTACTTGCCTAGCATCACAAATTTCCGATCACTCGGCATCGTAGATCAGACTGGAACGGGCAGCTATCAATTCGGCAGTTTTCCGGGGATAACAACGCGGACGCTGCAAAGAAACAACCAGCTGGCTGAGGTGATCAGTGTTGAACCTTCGCTGTTTACACAGCACCAGTTTACCGGGCGCGTCGATACGCAACTTAGTGCAAAAAATACTCTGAGCGGAACACTTTTCTGGGCCAACTTTCCGGGGCTCGATTCATTTCCCGACCCGAACAGCCTTGCTTCGCCGACGACGCTTAGACGTGATGATCGCAACCGAACCTTATCTATAGGCGATACACATATATTCTCGCCGAACTTGATCAACGAGGTTCGCTTTGGATATTTCTCGCTAGACAACACACGTTCGCTCACCGAAGATTTTTCGACCGGTGATTTTACGAACGAATTTGTCGGCGTAAACAATCCAGCATCCACATTCGATAACAGTATTTCAACCACGCGCTTAGGACATTACATCGGCCGTAACAATCTTGCCAACTTCTCGTTTGGCGGTCCAAACGATTCGTTTAACAAGCGAAAGCAAGTGACTTACAGCATCGGCAACAATGTTAACTGGATCACAGGCAATCACAACATCAAATTTGGAGGCGAGTACAAACGGCACCAATACCAAACGAGCTTGCCTGAAGAGCAGGCCACCGAGTTTGAAAAATTTGATTCATTCACACAATTGCTTACGGGTAATGCAACCGAAGCCGATACGCAATACGGTATTACGGAAAAGAGTTTTCAGTTTAGGGACTACGGATTCTATATTGCGGACAGTTGGAAGGTCAGCCGGAAACTGAGCTTAAATCTTGGCCTCCGCTATGAGCTGTTTATGTGGCCTGAGGAAAAAGATGGCCGTATCGGAAACTTTGATCTTGCACCTTTTCTATCATGCTTTGATAAAACGGGTGGTACAAATGCCCTATGCGACAACCCGACTGCTGGATTTATCGTGCCCAATAACGTGCGCGACACTGGCATCTCCATCGTTGATTCTGCGATCGCGACGACACAAAGGTCCTCTAATAAACACACGCTGAACGGCCAGGACATGAACAACTTTGCACCGCGGCTTGGCTTCGCTTATTCGGTCAACGACAAAATGGTAGTTCGCGGCGGCTGGGGAATATTCTACGACCGTCCGTCAGCGGCGTTTATCAATACAGTATTCTCAAACTATCCGTTCCTGCGAGAGGTCGAGATCACAGTACCAAGCGGCAACGTCTCGATCCCAACCGCTTTTTCAGGTGTTCCCACGAACATACCGTTAAACGAGTGGCTGCCTTTCCGCATCGTCAGAGCTTCCGGGGCGAACGGAGCCTATCAAATTCGCGACAACACGCCGGTGTTTGTCGATTCGCGTGGCAATCCTCAGGGAGCCTCTTGTGTTCCATCGACGGGAGTAGGCTGCACACGCGGCAACATCGCCGAAACATTTGAGTTTCGCGCAGTTGACCGTGACCTAAAGACACCTTACATCCATCAATGGAATTTTGGTGTTCAATATGAGCTTGCTAAAAATCTAATGTTCGAAGCACGCTATGTCGGAACAAAAGGCAAAAATCTGCTTATAGCGAAGGCGTTGAATCAAGGCTTTGACCTGAACGACCCCAATACGCCGGATCATATCTATGAACGATTCAATCAGGCATACGTTGCCGCTGGTTCGCCTAACGGTGCTCTCAATGCTGGATCGACAGCACGGGAACGAGGAACGGGACGAGCATTCGGATTCCTGAATACCGTAACGGGCAATCCGACCGATCTGAATCTTTCGTCCGCAAACGGAACATACATCAACTTCGAAGCACGCGTTCCGATCCTTGGATTCAACGTTCCTGAAGCTCTGCTGTTGCAGTCGAAAGGAAACTCGGATTATCACGGCGGACAGTTCAGTCTTACCAAGCGTCTTTCGAAGGGCCTGCAGTTCAATGTCGCGTACACTTTTTCCAAGTCGATCGATATTATGTCGAGCGATCCGGGCAGCACGGCAGGCAGCGGCAAACCTGACGTTCCAAATAGCGGATTCATTGCTCAGGGCGATTCAAGAAATCTCGAAGGCAACCGTGCCCTTTCCGATTTTGACCGCACACATCGTTTTAGCACGAACTTTGCGTGGGAGATACCGACGGGCGATTCTGACAACCGCTTTATAAAAGGCTGGTCAGTTTCGGGATTTGTTCAGGCGCAATCGGGTTCGCCGTTCACGGTTTTCGCGTCCGAGCCTGAGATCGGCAACGTAAGCCAGCTTAACGACCTCGCTCGCGGTTCGGGCGGCATTTATCGCCTCGGTTTTGGCCGTCCAAACCTTACCTGCTCCGCTGCGGATGCGGTTTCAAGCGCAAGCCCCGGCAATTTGACGGTGATCAACCGAAGCTGCTTTAGTTCCCCACAGGGCGGCTTCGGCAACCTCGGACGCAATACGTTTCGTGGCTCGGTGCAAAAGCGTTTCGACCTTAGTTTTGTAAAGAACACCCGAATAAACGAACGAATGAGCTTTGAGCTTGGCTTCGATATCTTCAATGTTTTTAACACGGTAAACTATGCCAACCCGAACAGCGATCTGCAGGACTCAGTAGATTTTGGCGTGGTAACAAATACCGTCGGCGGACCTCGAGTTGGACAGTTCCGAGCTAAGTTTCGGTTTTAG
- a CDS encoding peptidase — translation MKTTCKFLLAILMIAGVSFKVSAQQLVWTANDEDTINIVKDKAVARASFPVDFKLFNLNIEPLRQQLFSVIDGRSQQSAIISLPNADGQIEMFEVFEASNFEADLQAKFPEIRAFSGRGITDEYATLKLSISPQGIQTMVFRTEKENEYIEPFSQDRTVYAVFRSNRNKGDSPWLCSTEDRKLAASLDQQVQNSFVPESSTGEVKTMRLAQSCNGEYANFFGATSSAQVALVLAAFNATLTRSNGVYEKDLGLHLNLIANTTAVIYYNPSTDPYTTLSNWNSQLQSTLTANIGEANYDIGHMFGASGGGGNAGCIGCVCTNGSKGSGITSPADGIPQGDNFDIDYVVHEVGHQLGANHTFSHSLEGSGVNKEVGSGITIMGYAGITTRDVAPHSIDIFHQASIAQIQANLATKTCPVTTTMTVNGPPTVSAGSDYTIPISTAFALTGTATDPQGDPITYNWEQNDNSTVSGANSIASPTKTGGPNWLSFASSTSPTRYMPRLSTVQAGLFVTPVLTGGDPGTNIEALSSVNRTLNFRLTVRDNRPYVPASTIGQTQFDDMVVTVNNTGGAFSVTSPNTAVSYAGNSTQTVTWNAGSTASAPFNSPNVKISLSTDGGNTFPTVLLASTANDGSQSVTIPNTPTTTARIKVEAIGNIFYDMSNANFTITSSGPTPTFTPTNTPTATNTATNTPTPTNTGTFTPTATSTGTFTPTNTPTPTNTATNTPTFTPTFTPSNTSTPTSTATFTPTFTPSNTATATFTPTNTATNTATPTPTGSPIGVTLPAITSPPGAEITVPITVGDTTGSEIISYDLQVTFDPAVLQPSGALYDTAGTLSSAMSITPNANYAGHLIISAFQGVPLTGSGTLINLKFTAVGSSGQSTELNFEDYTDPASIFHTGFQFNEGIPACATTNGSVTVLGVAISGTVTYGNAIGAPTPRYVSNVTISGAGSTNVSTTTAAPGVNAGQYALSGFGAGAYTVTPTKVGGVNNITSFDAGRISQHVSGTSFLTGNQLLVADVSNNGSVSSFDAAQIASYVVTGLNGGLTGTWKFLPASRSYGTVGSSIAGEDYSALLMGEVSGNWTNTGARPAARTEIDSPAVCAGRITAMPNSEVLVPVSVEGVVNKGIIAYEFDLRYDPTVIQPMNNPVDVIGTVSRGLTAVTKTDEPGLLRVAVYGPMAIDSNGLLLNLRFTVVGTAGSASPLSWESFMFNEGDSATLTANGLIEIRDPANMMQ, via the coding sequence ATGAAGACAACATGCAAATTTTTATTGGCGATCCTTATGATCGCCGGCGTATCTTTTAAGGTATCGGCACAGCAGCTCGTTTGGACCGCGAACGATGAGGACACGATAAATATCGTTAAAGACAAGGCGGTTGCCAGAGCGTCTTTTCCTGTCGATTTCAAATTGTTCAATTTAAACATTGAGCCTTTAAGACAGCAGTTGTTTTCTGTGATCGATGGCAGATCGCAGCAGTCTGCGATCATTTCCTTGCCCAATGCCGACGGCCAGATCGAAATGTTCGAGGTTTTTGAGGCGTCGAATTTCGAAGCTGACCTTCAGGCAAAGTTTCCCGAGATTCGGGCCTTTTCCGGCCGCGGCATTACTGATGAATATGCAACGTTGAAACTCAGCATTTCGCCGCAGGGAATCCAGACGATGGTCTTTAGGACTGAAAAGGAAAACGAGTATATCGAACCTTTTTCGCAAGACCGCACGGTTTACGCCGTGTTCCGCTCTAATCGAAATAAAGGCGATTCACCGTGGTTATGCTCCACCGAGGACAGAAAGTTAGCCGCAAGCCTCGATCAGCAGGTTCAGAACTCATTCGTACCGGAAAGCTCCACTGGCGAAGTAAAAACCATGCGTCTGGCGCAGTCCTGCAATGGTGAATACGCAAACTTCTTTGGAGCCACCAGCTCTGCACAGGTTGCTTTAGTTCTAGCCGCATTTAATGCGACGCTCACGCGTTCAAACGGAGTCTATGAAAAAGACCTCGGGCTGCACCTCAACCTTATAGCCAACACGACGGCCGTCATTTACTACAATCCGTCAACCGATCCATATACGACGCTTTCAAACTGGAATTCGCAGTTGCAATCAACCTTGACCGCAAACATCGGCGAAGCAAACTATGACATCGGCCATATGTTCGGCGCTTCGGGTGGCGGCGGAAACGCGGGCTGCATCGGCTGTGTTTGTACGAACGGCTCAAAAGGAAGCGGCATCACTTCGCCTGCTGACGGAATACCGCAGGGTGACAACTTTGATATCGATTATGTAGTTCACGAAGTCGGGCATCAATTGGGTGCGAATCATACATTTTCACACTCTCTCGAGGGCTCCGGCGTAAATAAGGAAGTTGGTTCGGGTATTACTATCATGGGTTATGCGGGCATCACGACACGTGACGTTGCACCACACTCCATTGATATTTTTCATCAGGCATCGATAGCACAGATACAGGCCAATTTGGCAACAAAAACCTGTCCGGTGACGACAACGATGACGGTAAATGGCCCGCCTACCGTTTCTGCGGGCAGTGATTACACGATCCCGATCTCGACGGCATTTGCTCTCACAGGCACGGCAACCGATCCGCAAGGCGACCCGATTACCTATAACTGGGAGCAAAACGACAACTCAACTGTCTCGGGAGCAAACAGCATTGCTTCTCCGACCAAAACCGGCGGCCCGAATTGGCTGTCCTTTGCCTCTTCGACATCGCCAACCAGATATATGCCGCGCCTTTCGACGGTTCAGGCAGGGTTATTTGTAACTCCTGTGCTGACTGGCGGTGATCCGGGAACGAACATCGAGGCATTGAGCTCGGTCAACAGGACATTGAATTTTCGTCTGACGGTCAGGGATAATCGCCCGTATGTTCCTGCTTCAACTATTGGCCAAACCCAATTTGACGATATGGTTGTGACTGTCAATAACACGGGCGGTGCGTTTAGTGTTACGTCGCCTAATACGGCTGTTTCATACGCAGGAAATTCGACCCAAACAGTTACGTGGAATGCGGGCAGCACGGCAAGCGCTCCCTTCAACAGCCCTAATGTCAAAATTTCTCTCTCGACCGACGGCGGCAACACTTTCCCGACGGTTCTTTTGGCAAGCACCGCAAACGACGGAAGTCAGAGTGTTACGATTCCAAACACACCCACAACGACGGCTCGGATCAAGGTAGAAGCGATCGGCAACATCTTTTACGATATGTCCAACGCAAACTTTACGATCACAAGTTCAGGCCCGACGCCGACCTTTACACCGACGAATACACCGACGGCAACTAATACGGCTACCAACACGCCTACGCCGACGAACACGGGTACGTTCACACCGACTGCGACATCAACCGGCACGTTTACGCCGACGAATACGCCGACACCAACCAACACGGCGACCAATACACCGACATTTACGCCGACGTTCACGCCATCGAATACATCAACGCCGACGTCGACAGCTACTTTCACGCCCACATTTACCCCGTCCAATACCGCGACGGCCACATTTACGCCGACAAACACGGCTACAAATACGGCAACGCCAACACCGACAGGTTCGCCGATCGGCGTAACGCTTCCCGCCATCACTTCGCCCCCGGGAGCAGAGATAACGGTACCGATAACGGTGGGCGATACTACGGGTTCGGAGATAATATCGTATGACCTGCAGGTTACTTTCGATCCGGCGGTCTTACAGCCGTCAGGTGCCTTATATGACACTGCAGGGACCTTGAGCAGCGCGATGTCGATCACGCCGAACGCCAACTATGCCGGACATCTTATAATTTCAGCGTTTCAGGGAGTGCCTTTGACAGGTTCGGGAACTCTGATCAATCTCAAATTCACTGCCGTCGGCTCGTCAGGGCAGTCAACAGAGTTGAATTTTGAGGATTACACCGATCCGGCCAGCATTTTTCACACCGGATTCCAGTTCAACGAAGGTATTCCGGCATGCGCGACAACCAATGGCAGCGTTACGGTCCTCGGCGTAGCGATCTCAGGAACTGTCACTTATGGCAATGCGATAGGAGCGCCCACCCCGCGTTACGTTTCAAATGTAACGATCTCCGGTGCAGGCTCGACCAATGTTTCGACGACAACTGCCGCTCCTGGTGTAAATGCAGGCCAATACGCTCTCAGCGGTTTTGGGGCAGGCGCTTACACCGTCACGCCGACCAAAGTAGGCGGAGTGAATAACATCACATCATTCGACGCCGGAAGGATCTCACAGCATGTATCGGGAACCAGCTTTTTGACAGGTAATCAATTGCTCGTGGCCGATGTCAGTAACAACGGCAGCGTTTCTTCATTCGATGCGGCCCAGATCGCAAGTTATGTAGTAACCGGCCTAAACGGAGGACTTACGGGAACTTGGAAATTCCTGCCTGCCAGCAGATCATACGGCACGGTCGGCAGCAGCATCGCAGGCGAAGATTACTCAGCATTGCTAATGGGCGAGGTCTCGGGCAACTGGACAAACACAGGTGCACGGCCTGCCGCAAGGACAGAAATTGACAGCCCTGCCGTCTGTGCCGGCCGTATAACTGCGATGCCGAACAGCGAGGTCCTTGTACCGGTCAGCGTCGAGGGCGTGGTGAATAAAGGCATCATCGCGTATGAGTTTGATCTGAGATATGATCCGACGGTGATACAGCCGATGAACAATCCGGTTGATGTCATCGGAACCGTCAGCCGCGGGCTTACAGCGGTAACGAAGACGGACGAACCAGGGCTGCTTAGAGTAGCAGTTTACGGCCCGATGGCGATAGACAGCAACGGCCTGCTCCTGAACCTCAGGTTTACGGTCGTCGGAACAGCCGGTTCAGCGTCGCCGCTTTCGTGGGAGAGCTTTATGTTTAACGAGGGCGATTCTGCAACGCTGACTGCCAACGGCCTGATCGAAATACGCGATCCTGCCAACATGATGCAATAG